One window of Bacteroidales bacterium genomic DNA carries:
- a CDS encoding type B 50S ribosomal protein L31 — translation MKKDIHPKEYKFVVFQDISNGYSFLSKSTATSKETTKWEDGKEYPLIKLEISHTSHPYFTGKMKLIDTAGRVDKFRSRYKKHLENKV, via the coding sequence ATGAAAAAAGACATTCATCCAAAAGAATACAAGTTCGTGGTCTTTCAGGATATCTCAAACGGATACTCATTTTTAAGCAAGTCCACTGCAACAAGTAAAGAGACCACCAAGTGGGAAGACGGGAAAGAATATCCATTGATCAAGCTTGAAATTTCACACACTTCACATCCTTACTTTACGGGTAAAATGAAGTTGATTGATACCGCCGGTCGTGTTGATAAATTCAGGAGCAGATACAAAAAGCATCTCGAAAACAAAGTATAA
- a CDS encoding acyl-CoA reductase — MNLVNRINAFAKLGEVLRNPDPEYFRSLASDIRKLKELVQSSQYDNPWFTPDDVQFALNAIGLSLRVSQLEKWVKKYCTRSLEHRSPKQIGVVMAGNIPLVGFHDYLSVLISGHQLLAKLSSDDKKLLPLLHRILVKIEPGFSKLVTFTEGTIGGFDAIIATGSNNTARYFEFYFEKYPHIIRKNRNSAAVINGNESDEELHGLGEDIFRYFGLGCRNVSKLYVPKNYKFEKLYESLQDFIDVINHHRYKNNYDYNKAVYLINKTPHLDNGFLILKEDSRISSPMSILFYEKYNSLNDLKLLLQSRSNELQAIVSAGKPNFYKNSVSPGKTQFPELSDYADGVDTLQFLSALK; from the coding sequence GTGAACCTCGTCAACAGAATAAATGCATTTGCCAAATTGGGTGAAGTACTTAGGAATCCCGATCCTGAGTATTTTCGTAGTTTGGCCAGCGACATCAGGAAACTGAAAGAGTTGGTTCAAAGCAGTCAGTATGACAATCCCTGGTTCACTCCTGATGATGTTCAATTTGCACTTAACGCCATTGGTTTATCCCTCAGGGTTTCTCAACTCGAGAAGTGGGTTAAAAAATACTGCACCAGGTCCTTAGAGCATCGATCGCCAAAACAAATTGGTGTAGTCATGGCTGGTAATATTCCACTTGTTGGTTTTCACGATTACCTCAGTGTATTGATTTCAGGTCATCAGTTGCTGGCTAAACTCTCTTCGGATGATAAAAAATTACTTCCGCTTCTCCACCGGATTCTTGTCAAAATTGAACCCGGGTTCAGCAAACTGGTAACATTCACTGAGGGTACGATTGGTGGTTTTGATGCCATAATTGCTACAGGGAGCAACAATACAGCACGATATTTCGAATTCTATTTTGAAAAATACCCCCACATTATCCGGAAAAACAGGAATTCTGCTGCAGTAATTAATGGCAATGAATCTGACGAGGAGTTGCATGGATTAGGCGAGGATATTTTCAGGTATTTCGGATTGGGCTGCCGGAATGTTTCGAAGCTATATGTACCGAAAAACTATAAATTCGAAAAACTTTACGAATCATTGCAGGATTTTATTGATGTGATCAATCATCACAGGTACAAAAACAATTACGACTATAACAAAGCGGTTTATCTTATTAATAAAACTCCCCATTTGGACAACGGCTTCCTTATCTTAAAAGAGGACTCAAGAATTAGTTCCCCGATGTCAATTCTATTTTATGAAAAGTACAATAGTCTCAATGATCTGAAACTACTTTTGCAAAGCAGAAGCAACGAATTACAGGCCATTGTCTCCGCAGGAAAACCAAATTTTTATAAAAACTCGGTTTCACCCGGAAAAACTCAATTTCCAGAGCTTTCTGATTATGCTGATGGAGTTGATACCTTGCAGTTTTTATCAGCATTGAAATAA
- a CDS encoding 30S ribosomal protein S12, translating into MPTIQQLVRKGRKKLTAKSKSPALDSCPQRRGVCVRVYTTTPKKPNSAMRKVARVRLTNGKEVNAYIPGEGHNLQEHSIVMIRGGRVKDLPGVRYHIIRGALDTSGVDGRKQRRSKYGTKRPKQK; encoded by the coding sequence ATGCCGACGATACAACAGTTAGTTCGCAAAGGACGCAAGAAGTTGACAGCAAAAAGTAAGTCTCCCGCTCTGGATAGTTGTCCACAGCGGAGAGGCGTTTGTGTTCGTGTTTACACAACAACACCAAAAAAGCCGAATTCGGCCATGCGTAAGGTTGCAAGGGTTAGGCTTACTAATGGGAAAGAGGTGAATGCTTACATCCCGGGCGAAGGTCATAACCTCCAGGAACACTCGATCGTGATGATCCGTGGCGGTCGTGTTAAAGATCTTCCAGGTGTTAGGTACCATATTATCAGGGGTGCTTTAGATACCTCCGGTGTTGATGGTCGTAAGCAAAGAAGGTCAAAATATGGAACCAAACGGCCAAAACAGAAATAA
- a CDS encoding GlmU family protein — translation MNYVLFDDYARNHLLPLTFTKPVADLRIGILTIREKWESLLKEKTTTLTEDYLEKKYPVKTSKGTILINASILPTPELIRKIRKLGENESLVNEECIIAQNINTENLDGTLEQDSDKIQSITLREQFIKVNYTWDIFTHNHEAIVHDFPIATRGRSAQKPDSSNTVLGKGKLFIDKSAKVNGAILNTSTGPIFIGKDAEVMEGAMIRGPFALCEGAVVKMGAKIYGATTVGPYSKVGGELNNVVIMGYSNKAHDGFLGNSVIGEWCNIGADTNSSNLRNTYDEVKVWNYPNQTFMSTGLQFCGLIMGDHSKCAINTMFNTGTVIGVNANIFGAGFQRNFIASFSWGGTAGFSHYDADKAIDVARLVYKRRGVDFTEEDEAILRHVHKLTRINRRY, via the coding sequence ATGAATTATGTACTATTTGATGATTATGCGCGCAACCACCTTTTGCCGCTAACATTTACAAAGCCTGTTGCTGACCTCAGGATTGGGATTCTTACCATCAGGGAAAAGTGGGAGAGTTTACTCAAGGAAAAAACGACCACCCTAACCGAGGATTATCTGGAAAAGAAATACCCTGTAAAAACTTCCAAAGGAACAATACTGATCAATGCCTCAATTTTACCAACCCCAGAGTTGATCAGAAAAATCAGGAAGCTTGGTGAAAATGAGTCGCTTGTTAATGAAGAGTGTATTATTGCCCAGAACATCAACACTGAAAACCTGGACGGCACACTAGAACAGGACAGTGACAAGATACAATCCATCACTCTTCGTGAGCAATTTATAAAGGTGAACTACACCTGGGATATTTTCACCCATAACCATGAGGCCATTGTGCATGATTTCCCAATTGCGACCCGTGGGCGTAGTGCCCAAAAACCTGATTCTTCAAACACTGTCCTCGGCAAAGGGAAACTTTTTATTGACAAAAGTGCAAAGGTGAATGGCGCAATACTGAACACCTCCACTGGTCCAATATTTATTGGTAAGGATGCAGAGGTAATGGAAGGCGCCATGATACGCGGGCCTTTTGCCCTTTGTGAAGGAGCAGTTGTGAAAATGGGAGCCAAGATTTATGGAGCGACCACAGTGGGTCCTTATTCCAAGGTGGGTGGTGAGTTAAACAACGTTGTAATTATGGGTTATTCGAACAAAGCTCACGATGGCTTCCTGGGAAATTCTGTGATCGGTGAATGGTGCAATATTGGGGCAGACACAAATTCATCAAATCTCAGAAATACTTACGATGAAGTGAAAGTGTGGAATTATCCGAACCAAACATTCATGTCCACCGGTCTGCAGTTCTGTGGTTTGATCATGGGCGATCATTCCAAATGTGCAATTAACACCATGTTTAATACTGGTACTGTAATTGGTGTGAATGCAAACATTTTCGGTGCAGGATTTCAGCGCAATTTCATCGCGTCATTTTCATGGGGAGGTACAGCCGGTTTCTCACATTATGATGCCGACAAGGCCATTGATGTTGCAAGATTAGTTTACAAACGACGTGGGGTTGATTTTACTGAAGAGGATGAAGCAATCCTCAGGCACGTTCACAAATTAACCAGGATTAACAGGAGATACTAA